A stretch of the Bacillus anthracis str. Vollum genome encodes the following:
- a CDS encoding phage head closure protein, whose amino-acid sequence MNDILFFPVVTTTKDDLGQIEVSEDFTRQVFCEKKSISQNEFFQAGQNGFKPKCVLIVYSLDYQEEQKVNYNNKTYSIYRTYERDDERIELYCEVKAGG is encoded by the coding sequence ATGAATGATATTTTATTCTTTCCAGTTGTAACGACTACTAAAGATGATTTAGGACAAATAGAAGTATCAGAAGATTTTACAAGACAAGTATTTTGTGAGAAAAAGAGTATTTCTCAAAATGAATTCTTTCAAGCTGGTCAAAATGGTTTCAAACCAAAATGTGTATTAATCGTTTATTCGTTGGATTATCAAGAGGAACAAAAAGTAAACTACAACAACAAGACATACAGTATTTATCGCACATACGAAAGAGATGATGAAAGAATCGAACTTTATTGTGAGGTGAAAGCTGGTGGCTAG
- a CDS encoding HK97 gp10 family phage protein produces MASIDSLANDIARELQRYGKEVEEKLEVEKEEVANNLVSDLKENSPKNTGKYAKGWRKKKEGNGFIVHNALKPQLTHLLEKGHAQVNGGRVPAKVHIAPAEEKAENEFLERVERAIQQ; encoded by the coding sequence GTGGCTAGTATCGATAGCCTAGCAAATGATATCGCTAGAGAATTACAAAGATATGGGAAAGAAGTAGAAGAAAAATTAGAAGTTGAAAAAGAAGAAGTTGCAAATAATCTAGTGAGTGACCTGAAAGAAAATAGCCCTAAAAATACAGGGAAGTATGCGAAGGGATGGCGTAAGAAGAAAGAAGGAAATGGTTTTATTGTCCATAACGCATTAAAGCCTCAGCTTACACACTTATTAGAAAAGGGACATGCACAAGTAAATGGTGGGCGTGTTCCGGCTAAAGTTCATATTGCTCCAGCTGAAGAAAAAGCAGAAAACGAATTTTTAGAGCGAGTTGAAAGGGCGATTCAGCAATGA
- a CDS encoding tape measure protein: MVGRIKGITIEIGGETTGLQSALKDVNKRSSELSKELKDIERLLKFNPGNVEALAQKQQLLTQQIENTTKKLDSLKSAQQQVQAQFESGAISEEQYRAFRREIEFTEGQLNGFKNSLAGLKAEQEKAASSTRQLETLFSATGKSVDDFADALGNRLVNAIKNGTASSRQLEQAIEIVGREALGAEADIGKLQQALRSVDDGNSIQNIRNDLNQLSQEAEEASESVKGLGVELENVLGGIVAGGGIQEVIGQALDMSELKTKIDITFDVPESSKRSVEDAIRTVVAYGGDAEEALEGVRRQWSLNKDASDAANTEIIKGAANIASSYSQIDFTELIQETNEIGSELNISNKEALGLVNSLLKIGFPPEQLDIIAEYGAQLRRVGYTAQEVQSIMASAAKEKSWNIDNLLDGLKEGRIRSVEMARGLSNSMKDAVRDAVDDTEKMSDAQISAMQKGFAKQESALANSFSNQEKALSKSHSRRQNELAKSLDAEYNAVSKSYENQQKNLEKKLSAEYDAASKNYDRQQKALEKSLDAEVKAFEKSSEQKIKLIDKEYMERMKLIDEEKYNRLKAVDDQINSLDAKTAAEDKYFKDRENAEKRADLKVKISKAKNEEERQAAIKALRDLEEKMRLDKIREERKSQIDRLKEEKDSIKEASDAKKEALKSEFDSRKERVKEQINNEKEALKERQQEQKEAFQQNKQENLKAISESNKAQLDSLREVNQANLSALKENHNERKQALSERLSDEMDAVRESHRAELESFKEMNAEKLELAKNPPDSAAVQEIFAQLEGWGKAIAKGGEEGKQAFVDMVKWLDQIEDADLKEAIGVELFGTMWEDQGQKIINTILQTEQKQADLKQGIDDLQQSVSKTDASPMVKLKEAMNDLKQALEPILLIIADVVSAFAGFISAHPVLAAAITAITVAIGILVGICAALAPVIFLATSGAITFAGVMAALTSPIALVVAAIAGLIAIWVLFGDKIMAIYNEYFKPTIDQIVSIIVSTLKPVFEQGFAIIKDVVQDAFIIIQRVWNEILSPVFSVITSIIKTVLLPAFKFVFSAIGSVVSDAFSGIKDMWNNVLKPILNGIIDFISGIFSGNWEKAWGGIVKIFSGVFEGIKSAAKAPINAVVSMLNGLIEGINSIEMPDWVPFVGGSKPSIPRIPMLATGGHVLGDGSFIAGEAGPELFTKRGNRVSVTPLSSTEKSLGITGTMSRLIGDMSYSMASSMKELSGLKSVMSNVYGSMASSSQAMSRNASQRTAEGNSSSNANKSDSYNFADMFRGSTFVVREEADVQKLAVELGKYIKASGRRVGQL, translated from the coding sequence ATGGTAGGAAGAATTAAGGGAATAACGATAGAGATTGGTGGAGAAACAACCGGTCTTCAAAGCGCCTTGAAAGATGTCAACAAACGTAGTAGTGAACTATCTAAAGAGCTAAAAGATATTGAACGGCTCTTAAAATTCAATCCAGGTAACGTGGAAGCTTTAGCGCAAAAGCAACAATTGCTTACTCAACAAATCGAGAATACCACGAAGAAATTAGATAGTTTAAAGTCAGCTCAACAGCAAGTGCAAGCACAATTTGAAAGTGGCGCGATTAGTGAAGAGCAATATCGGGCGTTCAGGCGTGAAATTGAATTTACAGAAGGGCAACTTAATGGATTCAAAAACAGTCTTGCAGGATTAAAGGCTGAGCAAGAAAAAGCAGCAAGTTCAACAAGACAATTAGAAACTTTATTTAGCGCTACAGGAAAAAGTGTTGATGATTTTGCGGATGCATTAGGGAATCGTCTTGTAAATGCAATTAAAAACGGTACGGCATCAAGCAGGCAGTTAGAACAAGCCATCGAGATAGTTGGAAGAGAAGCCTTAGGAGCCGAAGCTGATATCGGAAAGTTGCAACAGGCACTTCGTTCTGTTGATGATGGTAATTCCATTCAAAACATTAGAAACGATTTAAATCAGCTCTCTCAAGAAGCAGAGGAAGCGAGCGAGAGCGTTAAAGGATTAGGCGTAGAACTAGAAAACGTATTAGGTGGAATAGTTGCTGGTGGTGGAATTCAGGAAGTCATAGGACAAGCTCTAGACATGTCCGAATTAAAAACGAAAATTGATATTACCTTTGACGTCCCTGAATCATCAAAGAGATCTGTGGAAGACGCAATTAGAACGGTTGTTGCTTATGGTGGTGACGCAGAGGAAGCTTTAGAGGGTGTGCGTAGGCAATGGTCATTAAATAAAGATGCTTCTGATGCAGCGAATACTGAAATTATAAAAGGAGCAGCAAATATTGCTAGTTCTTATTCGCAGATTGATTTCACGGAATTAATACAAGAAACCAATGAAATCGGTAGCGAATTAAATATTTCTAATAAAGAAGCACTAGGATTAGTTAATTCGCTTTTAAAAATCGGATTTCCACCAGAACAACTTGATATTATCGCTGAATATGGTGCACAACTAAGACGAGTTGGTTATACAGCGCAAGAAGTACAAAGTATCATGGCAAGCGCAGCTAAGGAAAAATCTTGGAATATAGATAACTTATTAGATGGGCTAAAAGAAGGTCGTATTCGTTCTGTTGAAATGGCACGAGGATTAAGTAATTCTATGAAGGATGCGGTTCGTGATGCTGTAGACGATACTGAAAAAATGTCTGATGCACAGATATCAGCGATGCAAAAAGGGTTTGCTAAACAAGAATCTGCACTTGCGAACTCATTTAGTAATCAAGAAAAGGCACTTTCTAAAAGCCATAGTCGAAGACAGAATGAATTAGCTAAAAGTCTTGATGCTGAATATAATGCAGTTTCCAAAAGTTATGAAAATCAACAAAAGAACTTAGAAAAGAAACTTAGTGCTGAATATGATGCAGCATCTAAAAATTACGACCGACAACAAAAAGCACTTGAGAAGTCTTTAGATGCAGAAGTTAAAGCGTTTGAAAAGTCTTCTGAGCAGAAAATAAAACTCATCGATAAAGAATATATGGAACGAATGAAATTGATTGATGAGGAAAAGTACAATCGTCTTAAAGCGGTAGACGATCAAATTAATTCTTTAGATGCGAAAACAGCAGCTGAAGATAAATATTTTAAAGATCGTGAAAATGCGGAAAAACGTGCTGATTTAAAAGTTAAAATAAGTAAAGCGAAAAATGAAGAAGAACGTCAGGCAGCAATTAAAGCTCTACGAGATCTAGAAGAGAAAATGCGCCTAGATAAAATACGCGAAGAACGAAAAAGTCAAATCGATAGATTAAAAGAGGAAAAAGACAGCATAAAAGAAGCGTCTGATGCAAAGAAAGAAGCACTCAAGTCAGAGTTCGATAGCCGAAAAGAACGAGTTAAAGAACAAATAAATAACGAAAAGGAAGCTTTAAAAGAACGACAACAAGAACAAAAAGAAGCTTTTCAGCAAAACAAACAAGAAAATTTAAAGGCAATTAGTGAATCGAATAAAGCACAACTTGATTCGTTAAGAGAAGTAAATCAAGCGAACTTATCAGCTTTAAAGGAAAACCATAATGAACGCAAACAAGCATTAAGCGAGCGTTTAAGTGATGAAATGGACGCTGTACGTGAATCGCATAGAGCAGAATTAGAATCATTTAAAGAAATGAATGCAGAAAAATTAGAGCTTGCGAAAAATCCACCTGACAGTGCAGCAGTACAAGAAATATTTGCTCAATTAGAAGGTTGGGGTAAAGCTATTGCTAAAGGTGGAGAAGAAGGTAAACAAGCATTTGTAGATATGGTTAAATGGCTAGACCAAATCGAGGATGCAGATTTAAAAGAAGCGATTGGCGTAGAACTTTTCGGAACGATGTGGGAAGACCAAGGTCAAAAAATCATAAATACAATTTTGCAAACCGAACAAAAACAAGCTGACTTAAAACAAGGCATAGATGATTTGCAACAATCCGTAAGTAAAACGGATGCATCGCCGATGGTCAAGTTGAAAGAAGCGATGAATGATTTAAAACAAGCTCTTGAACCAATATTACTCATTATAGCTGATGTAGTGTCTGCATTTGCAGGATTTATTTCAGCTCATCCAGTGTTAGCGGCCGCAATTACAGCTATAACGGTTGCAATCGGTATACTTGTTGGTATTTGTGCAGCGCTTGCTCCAGTAATCTTTTTGGCCACATCAGGGGCTATAACCTTTGCAGGAGTTATGGCTGCTTTAACAAGTCCAATTGCTTTAGTGGTTGCAGCAATTGCAGGGTTAATAGCTATATGGGTATTATTTGGCGACAAAATAATGGCTATATACAACGAATATTTCAAGCCAACAATAGATCAAATAGTTTCGATAATTGTTAGTACTTTAAAGCCAGTATTTGAACAAGGGTTTGCAATTATAAAAGATGTTGTTCAAGATGCTTTTATAATTATCCAACGTGTTTGGAATGAAATATTATCACCTGTGTTTTCAGTTATAACATCTATTATCAAAACAGTGCTTTTGCCAGCATTTAAGTTTGTATTCTCTGCTATTGGTAGTGTAGTATCAGATGCATTTAGTGGAATAAAGGATATGTGGAATAATGTTTTAAAACCAATCCTTAACGGAATTATAGATTTCATTTCCGGTATTTTCTCAGGGAACTGGGAAAAAGCATGGGGGGGAATTGTGAAAATTTTCAGCGGTGTTTTCGAAGGTATTAAATCAGCGGCAAAAGCACCAATAAATGCTGTGGTATCAATGCTTAATGGATTGATTGAAGGTATTAACAGTATTGAAATGCCAGATTGGGTTCCGTTTGTTGGAGGGAGTAAACCAAGTATCCCTAGAATCCCAATGTTAGCAACAGGCGGACATGTTCTTGGTGATGGATCGTTTATTGCTGGTGAAGCTGGACCAGAGTTGTTTACCAAAAGAGGTAATCGTGTTTCGGTAACGCCTTTATCCTCAACTGAAAAATCACTTGGTATCACAGGCACTATGAGCCGATTAATTGGCGATATGAGTTATTCAATGGCTAGTTCTATGAAAGAGCTATCCGGTTTAAAAAGTGTTATGAGCAATGTATACGGCAGTATGGCGAGTAGTTCACAAGCGATGAGTCGAAATGCTAGTCAAAGAACTGCGGAAGGAAATTCCTCTTCAAATGCAAATAAATCAGATTCATATAATTTTGCTGACATGTTTAGAGGTTCTACATTTGTAGTTAGAGAAGAAGCAGATGTACAGAAATTAGCGGTAGAACTAGGGAAATATATTAAGGCATCAGGAAGAAGGGTGGGACAACTGTGA
- a CDS encoding major tail protein: protein MENKVVFGLKKVHYSVITEDSSGKITYGTPAKLPGAVKMKLDPKGEQSDFWADDSNYYTDSSNQGYEGTLNIANITEAFRTDVLGEILDEDDQVLTEVSNAKIKRIALMFEFDGDVKATRHLLYNVSVSRPGFGSSTKSDKTEPNTTELKFVASQHPETLNVKTSTKVTTPAGIYDAWYTKVYEKVVGA from the coding sequence ATGGAGAATAAAGTTGTTTTCGGTCTAAAAAAAGTACATTATAGCGTGATTACCGAAGATTCATCAGGAAAAATCACATACGGTACGCCAGCAAAATTACCAGGAGCAGTTAAAATGAAGTTAGATCCAAAAGGCGAACAATCGGACTTCTGGGCTGATGATAGTAACTATTACACTGATTCTAGTAACCAAGGATATGAGGGTACATTAAATATTGCTAATATCACTGAGGCATTTCGAACTGACGTATTAGGTGAAATTTTGGATGAAGACGATCAAGTTCTAACAGAAGTTTCAAATGCAAAAATTAAGAGAATTGCTCTTATGTTTGAATTTGATGGTGATGTAAAAGCGACTCGTCATTTATTATACAACGTGTCTGTGTCACGCCCTGGTTTTGGTTCCTCTACAAAGAGCGATAAAACAGAGCCTAATACGACTGAATTAAAATTCGTTGCATCGCAGCATCCTGAAACACTTAATGTAAAAACTTCTACAAAGGTAACTACGCCAGCTGGTATTTATGACGCTTGGTATACAAAAGTTTATGAGAAAGTTGTGGGGGCGTAA
- a CDS encoding distal tail protein Dit — MSLTLDGKPLKQLGLALLPGYQHPAAPPVRDYTVSIPGRPGAYYFGSDIDPMEFNLPLIIKPQENRYELAAAIRKMVDTFIDPYGKPKEVKLIYDYEPDKYYLARYSGSMSIERYFRMGKFELPMIAYDPYAYSIIDSTNGIKWGDPIPWMSDIPISAGDNSYTINSPQNISLNNYGTLVVRPVINISGSAENLTLTLKGERFSLGTFTNSTFLLDAKHYTAIKNGQNYLFQLKGDLEKLELIPGANVIKISGVNLNINITFEYRAKYI, encoded by the coding sequence GTGAGTTTAACATTAGATGGTAAACCATTAAAACAATTAGGTTTAGCACTTTTACCAGGATATCAACATCCAGCAGCCCCACCAGTTCGCGACTACACCGTTTCTATTCCTGGTCGTCCTGGTGCTTATTATTTCGGGTCAGATATAGATCCTATGGAGTTTAACTTGCCATTAATTATTAAACCGCAAGAAAATAGATACGAATTAGCGGCAGCTATCAGAAAAATGGTAGATACCTTTATTGATCCTTATGGTAAACCAAAGGAAGTGAAGTTAATTTATGATTACGAACCAGATAAGTATTATCTAGCTAGATATAGTGGTTCGATGTCGATCGAGCGTTATTTCAGAATGGGTAAGTTTGAATTACCTATGATAGCTTATGATCCATATGCATATTCAATTATTGATAGTACCAATGGCATAAAATGGGGAGACCCGATCCCTTGGATGTCTGACATTCCTATTAGCGCTGGGGATAATTCTTATACAATTAATAGCCCGCAAAATATATCTTTAAATAATTATGGGACATTAGTAGTTAGACCAGTTATAAATATATCAGGCAGTGCAGAGAATTTAACGCTCACCTTAAAAGGGGAGCGTTTTTCTTTAGGAACTTTTACAAATAGCACTTTTTTATTGGATGCCAAACATTATACAGCAATTAAAAATGGACAAAATTATTTATTCCAATTAAAAGGCGATTTAGAAAAATTAGAGCTAATACCGGGCGCAAACGTAATAAAAATAAGCGGTGTTAATCTGAACATCAATATTACATTTGAATACCGCGCTAAATATATTTAA
- a CDS encoding phage major capsid protein, whose amino-acid sequence MNKEQLLKRKSEIGELLSDETRSIDNLDTIETELRDINEQLAAIEKREQLLNEARSINEGNAAGANKIETFNANLNLSNEKREIGTNTVEYRNAFMNYVLRGEAIPAELRANAVTKTSDIGSVIPQTVLDKIIEKIEAVGMILPLITRTAIKGGVTVPTSAVKPVATWVAESSGSDKQKKTTGSITFNYHKLRCAVAVSLEVETMSLAVFETTLINNIVEAMTKAIEQAIVSGDGSGKPKGILAETPFEGQALDVAKINYKTLTDAEAALPLEYEASAIWTMTKKTFMEFSAMTDADGQPIARTNYGISGKPERILLGRPVVLCNYVDSFATATEGTAFAFLFNYKDYILNTNYQMGVKKYEDNETDDQVTKAIMIVDGKVVDKNSLVVLKKLHQLNKGVIQ is encoded by the coding sequence ATGAATAAAGAGCAATTATTAAAACGTAAATCTGAAATCGGTGAATTATTAAGTGATGAAACGCGTTCTATTGATAATCTTGATACGATTGAAACGGAGTTACGAGACATTAATGAACAGTTGGCAGCAATTGAAAAACGTGAACAACTTTTAAATGAAGCACGTTCAATTAATGAAGGGAACGCAGCTGGAGCAAATAAAATCGAAACATTTAATGCTAATCTTAATCTATCAAATGAGAAACGTGAAATTGGTACGAATACAGTTGAATACCGTAATGCTTTTATGAATTACGTATTACGTGGTGAGGCAATTCCAGCTGAATTACGTGCAAATGCTGTGACTAAAACAAGTGACATCGGTTCTGTTATCCCGCAAACAGTACTAGATAAGATTATTGAAAAGATTGAAGCGGTAGGGATGATTCTACCTTTAATTACTCGTACAGCTATTAAAGGAGGGGTAACAGTACCAACCTCAGCAGTTAAACCAGTTGCAACATGGGTTGCTGAAAGTTCTGGAAGTGATAAACAAAAGAAAACTACAGGAAGCATTACTTTCAACTATCATAAATTACGTTGTGCTGTAGCTGTTTCTCTTGAAGTAGAAACAATGTCTTTAGCAGTATTTGAAACAACATTAATCAATAATATTGTGGAAGCTATGACAAAAGCGATTGAACAAGCTATTGTTAGTGGTGATGGGTCTGGTAAACCAAAGGGAATCCTAGCGGAAACACCGTTTGAAGGACAAGCATTAGATGTTGCGAAAATCAATTATAAAACTTTAACAGATGCAGAAGCAGCTTTACCACTTGAGTATGAAGCAAGTGCAATTTGGACGATGACGAAAAAGACATTTATGGAGTTTTCGGCAATGACAGATGCAGACGGACAGCCAATTGCGCGTACAAATTACGGAATTTCTGGTAAACCAGAACGTATTTTATTAGGTCGTCCAGTTGTTTTATGTAATTATGTTGATAGTTTCGCAACGGCTACTGAAGGAACAGCGTTCGCATTCTTATTTAATTACAAAGATTATATTCTTAATACAAACTACCAAATGGGTGTTAAGAAATATGAAGACAATGAAACTGACGATCAAGTTACAAAAGCAATTATGATTGTGGATGGTAAAGTAGTAGACAAAAATTCTTTAGTTGTTTTAAAAAAGCTCCATCAGCTTAATAAAGGAGTGATACAATGA
- a CDS encoding head-tail connector protein, whose translation MILKDVKKTLRISHDALDDEINDSIEAARHDLMLSGVSSVKANNDDDPLIKRAIKVYCKAEFVTEAKEAERFQASYNMLKNHLTLAGDYK comes from the coding sequence ATGATTTTAAAAGATGTAAAAAAGACATTGCGCATTTCTCATGATGCTCTTGACGATGAAATAAACGATTCAATAGAAGCAGCCCGACACGACTTAATGTTGTCGGGTGTTTCTTCCGTTAAAGCGAATAATGACGATGATCCGTTAATCAAAAGAGCAATAAAAGTATATTGTAAAGCAGAATTTGTTACTGAAGCCAAAGAGGCTGAAAGATTCCAGGCATCTTATAACATGTTAAAAAATCATCTCACGTTAGCAGGTGATTACAAATGA